The Bacteroidetes Order II. bacterium genome has a window encoding:
- a CDS encoding fumarylacetoacetate hydrolase family protein, which produces MKINLPGFSESIRPGKLICIGRNYAEHAKEMQSAVPTEPMIFLKPATSLVGSGGQIIIPAQSQEVHHEVELVVALLKGGKNIPVGDAFAHVSGYAVGLDMTARDLQARAKKAGAPWSVAKGFDTFAPIGDFVAAHMVPDAQDLFISLKINGEVRQKGHTADMIFSVARLVAYASTIFTLEPGDLIYTGTPEGVGAIRKGDVLEAEITGLPTLYMTAE; this is translated from the coding sequence ATGAAGATTAATCTTCCCGGCTTTTCGGAATCCATCCGTCCCGGAAAACTGATTTGTATCGGACGCAATTACGCCGAACATGCAAAAGAAATGCAAAGTGCCGTACCAACAGAACCCATGATTTTCCTAAAACCTGCTACCAGTTTGGTTGGCAGTGGGGGACAAATCATTATTCCTGCACAATCACAGGAAGTGCATCACGAAGTTGAGTTGGTGGTGGCGCTCTTAAAGGGTGGGAAAAATATTCCAGTAGGCGATGCCTTCGCGCATGTGTCTGGATATGCCGTAGGTTTAGACATGACCGCGCGTGACCTTCAGGCGCGGGCCAAAAAAGCGGGTGCTCCTTGGTCGGTGGCAAAGGGGTTTGATACTTTTGCCCCCATCGGTGATTTTGTGGCGGCCCATATGGTGCCTGATGCGCAAGACCTGTTTATCTCGTTAAAGATCAATGGCGAAGTACGACAAAAAGGTCATACCGCAGACATGATCTTTTCGGTTGCAAGGCTGGTGGCTTATGCTTCTACCATCTTTACCTTGGAACCCGGCGACTTGATCTATACCGGAACCCCGGAAGGCGTTGGGGCTATTCGGAAAGGGGATGTGCTTGAAGCTGAGATTACGGGCCTCCCCACACTTTATATGACAGCAGAATAA
- the rplU gene encoding 50S ribosomal protein L21 encodes MYAIVEIAGKQYKVQEGLKLYVPKMTAEPGDAVSFDQVLLVSSEAGVQVGTPTVAGASVSAEVVTHVRADKVIVFKKKRRKGYRVKNGHRQPYTQIAIQAVTV; translated from the coding sequence ATGTACGCAATCGTAGAAATTGCCGGAAAACAGTATAAGGTCCAAGAAGGTCTTAAATTGTATGTTCCGAAAATGACGGCTGAGCCTGGAGATGCCGTTTCGTTTGATCAGGTTTTGTTGGTATCGAGTGAGGCAGGTGTACAAGTAGGGACTCCTACTGTCGCAGGGGCCTCGGTTTCCGCTGAAGTCGTCACCCATGTTCGGGCAGACAAAGTAATTGTATTCAAGAAAAAACGTCGTAAAGGGTATCGGGTTAAAAATGGCCATCGTCAGCCATATACCCAAATTGCCATTCAGGCAGTTACTGTATAA
- the rpmA gene encoding 50S ribosomal protein L27 produces MAHKKGVGSSKNGRDSNPKMLGVKAFGGQFVTAGSIIVRQRGTKFHPGSNVMRGGDDTLFATSHGTVRFTMGQKNRKFVHIDPIAEEATA; encoded by the coding sequence ATGGCACACAAAAAAGGTGTAGGTTCATCCAAAAACGGCCGCGATTCCAACCCCAAGATGTTGGGCGTTAAGGCATTTGGCGGTCAGTTTGTAACCGCAGGCAGCATTATTGTCCGTCAACGTGGCACCAAATTCCATCCCGGTTCTAATGTGATGCGAGGAGGCGATGATACGCTTTTTGCCACTTCGCATGGCACAGTACGCTTCACCATGGGTCAAAAGAACCGCAAGTTTGTTCATATTGATCCGATTGCCGAAGAAGCCACTGCATAA